In bacterium, the following proteins share a genomic window:
- a CDS encoding HlyD family efflux transporter periplasmic adaptor subunit, whose amino-acid sequence MKDLLLWSCTAAALLCFACADQERAGVSGVGTLEAREVLVSSKSAGTVLRLPVREGDVVTAGQLVAVLDSEKVFLQKRQLLAGLEELRYTMVNAQRGVQLAQDNLDNVARKFARIRSLWQDSSATLQQYEDIETAHKAAATQHANARTTLDALRAKKAQLDAQLLLVNSQLADGRIAAPIDGTVLETYIEQGEIVRPTGAIVKLADLQHMWIKIYLNEGDLGRIRIGQPADLEIASRPDQRFPGRITWISPKAEFTPKNVQTREARSDLVYAVKIAVENPDGVLKIGMPADVYLR is encoded by the coding sequence ATGAAAGATCTATTGCTTTGGAGTTGCACGGCCGCGGCGTTGCTCTGTTTCGCCTGCGCTGATCAAGAACGTGCCGGCGTGTCCGGCGTCGGCACCCTGGAGGCAAGGGAGGTGCTGGTGAGCAGCAAGAGTGCGGGCACTGTTCTGCGGCTGCCGGTCCGCGAGGGGGATGTGGTGACCGCGGGACAGCTGGTGGCGGTCCTTGACAGTGAAAAGGTGTTTTTGCAGAAGCGGCAACTGCTGGCCGGCCTGGAAGAGCTGCGCTACACTATGGTCAATGCCCAGCGCGGAGTTCAGCTGGCCCAGGACAACCTGGACAATGTCGCCAGAAAGTTTGCGCGCATCCGTTCATTGTGGCAGGACAGCAGTGCGACGCTACAGCAGTATGAGGACATCGAAACCGCCCATAAAGCCGCCGCAACTCAGCACGCCAACGCCCGCACCACGCTCGATGCCTTGCGTGCGAAAAAAGCGCAGTTGGATGCGCAGTTGCTGCTGGTGAACAGCCAGCTGGCGGATGGGCGCATCGCCGCGCCCATCGACGGCACGGTGTTGGAGACCTATATCGAGCAGGGCGAGATCGTCCGTCCCACCGGCGCCATCGTCAAGCTGGCGGATCTGCAGCACATGTGGATCAAGATTTATCTGAACGAAGGCGATCTCGGCCGTATCCGCATCGGCCAACCGGCTGACCTGGAGATCGCCTCGCGGCCGGATCAGCGGTTTCCCGGACGGATTACTTGGATATCGCCCAAAGCCGAGTTCACGCCGAAAAATGTGCAGACCCGCGAGGCCCGCTCCGATCTGGTCTATGCGGTCAAAATTGCAGTGGAAAATCCTGACGGCGTGTTAAAGATCGGCATGCCGGCGGACGTGTATCTGCGCTGA
- a CDS encoding ABC transporter permease codes for MKPRIVAVLQKEFIHIWRDPYSLLIVFLFPMMMILLYGYAITFYIKYIPLAILDQDRSPASQQLVEKLTSSNYFRIAARLQDRREIEPGFLHRRMSAVLVIPNDFDRRLTSQPETSVQLIMDGANANTAMIAMNYLKSFLTRTTLELNQGLLATPLEIEPRIWYNPDLKSTHFVVPGLIAILMMMICAMLTSLTISRERETGTLEQIFVSPIRPVEIIIGKVAPYILLAFLDALAILGFSHWVFGVPIRGSLALLIFFMLIYIYASLSLGVFISSRTRTQQAALFAAMLGTLLPSVLLSGFVFPIASMPRVLQWVTCIVPAKYFLIQARGVMLKGVDFEYLYLPTVFLLIFGTLLLAVSVKRFKTNLEG; via the coding sequence ATGAAACCGAGAATCGTCGCTGTTCTGCAAAAAGAGTTCATCCATATCTGGCGCGATCCCTACAGTCTGCTGATCGTTTTTCTCTTTCCGATGATGATGATCCTGCTGTACGGCTATGCGATCACCTTCTACATCAAGTATATTCCTCTCGCCATTCTGGATCAGGACCGCTCGCCGGCCTCGCAGCAGCTGGTGGAAAAGCTGACCAGTTCGAACTATTTCCGTATCGCCGCCCGGCTGCAGGATCGCCGTGAAATCGAGCCGGGTTTTCTCCACCGCCGAATGAGCGCCGTACTGGTGATTCCCAATGATTTCGACCGCAGGTTGACCAGCCAGCCTGAAACCTCGGTGCAGCTGATCATGGACGGCGCCAACGCCAACACCGCCATGATCGCGATGAACTATCTCAAATCGTTTCTGACCCGGACCACGCTCGAGTTGAACCAGGGGCTGCTGGCAACGCCGCTGGAGATCGAACCGCGCATCTGGTACAATCCGGATTTAAAGAGCACCCATTTCGTTGTGCCGGGCCTGATCGCCATCCTCATGATGATGATTTGCGCCATGCTCACGTCGTTGACGATTTCGCGCGAGCGCGAGACCGGCACGCTGGAACAGATCTTTGTGTCGCCCATCCGTCCGGTGGAGATCATCATCGGCAAGGTGGCCCCGTACATTCTGCTGGCGTTTCTCGATGCCCTGGCGATCCTCGGTTTCAGCCATTGGGTGTTCGGTGTGCCGATTCGCGGCAGCCTGGCGCTGCTGATCTTCTTTATGTTGATTTACATCTATGCTTCGTTGAGTCTGGGCGTGTTTATCTCCTCGCGCACGCGCACGCAGCAGGCTGCGCTGTTCGCCGCCATGCTGGGCACCTTGCTGCCCTCGGTGCTGTTGTCCGGTTTTGTCTTTCCCATCGCCTCCATGCCGCGGGTGCTGCAGTGGGTCACTTGTATTGTGCCGGCAAAATATTTTCTCATTCAGGCGCGCGGGGTGATGCTCAAGGGCGTGGACTTTGAATATCTGTACCTGCCCACGGTTTTTCTGCTGATCTTTGGAACCCTGCTGCTGGCGGTGAGCGTCAAGCGATTCAAAACCAATCTGGAAGGCTGA
- a CDS encoding ABC transporter permease: MNKSQKFFVGLGDKAIAFFTNVYDMTYLLLQTIKALPRLWFYRRQLIEQIYIFSVKTLPIAAIIAVFIGLGATVQGTYQSSDLFSRAITVNVIFKSTILELCPIVLSLVLAGKLGASLAAEIGSMKISEQIEALETLSLDPVGFLVMPRVVAGLLMLPVITIFANFLAIFSSFFVSAVISEWISPQEFYSGLEMDFKVFEMYFGNLIKPAVYGLMIALVGSHFGLQTSGGARGVGESSTKAVVISAILIVIWDYYLGRLLL; this comes from the coding sequence ATGAATAAATCGCAGAAATTTTTTGTCGGCCTCGGCGATAAAGCCATCGCCTTTTTCACCAATGTGTACGACATGACGTATTTGCTGCTGCAGACGATCAAGGCGTTGCCGCGTCTGTGGTTTTACCGGCGTCAGCTGATCGAGCAGATCTATATCTTTTCGGTCAAAACCCTGCCCATTGCGGCCATCATCGCCGTCTTTATCGGCCTCGGCGCCACGGTGCAGGGCACCTATCAGTCCTCGGACCTGTTCTCCCGGGCCATTACGGTCAATGTCATTTTCAAGAGCACCATCCTCGAGCTTTGTCCCATCGTGCTGTCTCTGGTGCTGGCGGGCAAGTTGGGCGCTTCGTTGGCGGCGGAGATCGGCAGCATGAAGATCTCTGAACAGATCGAGGCGTTGGAGACGCTGTCTCTGGATCCGGTGGGATTTCTCGTGATGCCGCGCGTGGTGGCCGGGTTGCTGATGTTGCCGGTCATCACCATCTTTGCCAATTTTTTGGCTATATTCAGTTCCTTTTTTGTCTCCGCGGTCATCTCGGAATGGATCTCGCCGCAAGAGTTCTACAGCGGATTGGAAATGGATTTCAAGGTCTTTGAGATGTATTTTGGCAACTTGATCAAGCCCGCGGTCTATGGTCTGATGATCGCCTTGGTGGGCAGCCATTTCGGTCTGCAGACCAGCGGCGGCGCCCGCGGCGTCGGTGAATCCTCCACCAAGGCGGTG
- a CDS encoding ABC transporter ATP-binding protein: MNPCIEIHGLKKSFHGTAAVDGLELLVQPGEMFGMIGPDGAGKTTTLRILCGLWHAEEGEARVLGHDVRTEAHRIRRLIGYMPQKFSLYPDLTVAENLCFFSDLFQVHADEREQQLKRLLAFSRLGPFAGRQARALSGGMKQKLALSCTLIHTPQLLLLDEPTTGVDPVSRREFWDILNELRSEGVTILVTTPYMDEAAACDRIAFIHKGRLLTVSRPADIPSLFQGKLLEIKSRRNREIGRCLTASGRFDSVQIFGDCIHASARVDPKVMAAWVAELAPEEKAHLQIKEIPAGIEDVFVALLK, encoded by the coding sequence ATGAACCCCTGCATTGAAATTCATGGACTGAAAAAGTCTTTTCACGGCACGGCCGCGGTCGACGGCTTGGAGCTGCTCGTGCAGCCGGGCGAGATGTTCGGTATGATCGGACCGGATGGTGCGGGCAAGACCACCACGCTGCGCATTCTCTGCGGTCTGTGGCATGCGGAGGAAGGCGAGGCCAGGGTGCTGGGTCATGATGTAAGAACCGAAGCGCACCGAATCCGGCGGCTGATCGGCTATATGCCGCAAAAGTTCTCGCTGTATCCGGATCTCACGGTGGCGGAAAACCTGTGTTTTTTCAGCGATCTTTTTCAGGTTCACGCGGATGAACGGGAACAGCAGCTGAAACGGCTGCTCGCCTTCAGCCGGCTGGGTCCGTTCGCCGGCCGGCAGGCGCGGGCGTTGTCCGGCGGCATGAAGCAAAAGTTGGCGCTCTCCTGCACTCTGATTCACACGCCGCAATTGCTGTTGCTGGATGAACCGACCACGGGCGTGGATCCGGTTTCGCGCCGTGAATTCTGGGACATTCTCAACGAACTGCGCAGCGAAGGAGTCACCATTCTGGTCACCACGCCCTACATGGACGAGGCGGCGGCGTGCGACCGCATCGCCTTCATTCATAAAGGCCGTCTGTTGACGGTCAGTCGGCCGGCGGACATCCCGTCACTCTTTCAGGGCAAGTTGCTGGAGATCAAATCCCGGCGCAACCGGGAGATCGGCCGTTGTCTCACCGCCTCCGGCCGGTTTGACTCGGTACAGATTTTCGGCGATTGCATTCACGCATCCGCCCGTGTCGATCCGAAGGTGATGGCCGCATGGGTCGCCGAGCTGGCGCCGGAGGAAAAGGCGCATCTGCAGATCAAGGAAATTCCTGCGGGTATTGAAGATGTCTTTGTCGCTTTATTGAAATGA
- a CDS encoding TolC family protein, with protein MHTRILLLLSLLGWSSCFGQATLPEMVCKALANNPGLTIAQSEALTAAEQVAQATADRLPALEMSGSYRRQSMVPELRITPIELPFGAGLYSPIANGAVTLGTLDTYDLRLTLSQPIFTGFRLSNRVSAARSDLAARNSEILRQRAELIYQVEAAYGQVLKTEKYMAIARAGREQIAGHLRDARNLLNQGLLKKEELLQVQVHLSEADLAVLQAENSHAMSLAVLENLLGEKIAPEVTFSPLPPTSGETADLQSAVNVAFANRAELKTVSYTQEVNRALVAMAQAGRLPAVAAFGSVGYGRPGLDMLKKEWMDYWVVGVGLEWKLWNGGKVRSQVQQAKINGTMLEDRDRQLREAIRLEVTNAYLQWQEAVQRQQLNAILQSQAEESYRVAEHQYQQGHLAHSSYFDSQTALMRARMGMVQAEIDCAVSLAALRRAEGVNEIPYRVQ; from the coding sequence ATGCATACCAGGATATTGCTTTTACTTTCCCTGCTGGGTTGGTCCAGCTGTTTTGGTCAGGCGACGCTTCCGGAGATGGTGTGCAAGGCGCTGGCCAACAATCCCGGCCTGACCATCGCCCAGTCTGAGGCCTTGACTGCGGCCGAACAGGTGGCGCAGGCAACGGCCGACCGGTTGCCGGCGCTGGAGATGAGCGGCTCATACCGTCGTCAGAGCATGGTGCCCGAGTTGCGCATCACGCCCATCGAGTTGCCCTTTGGCGCCGGCCTCTATTCTCCGATTGCAAACGGCGCGGTCACCCTGGGAACGTTGGATACCTATGATCTGCGGCTGACTTTGTCGCAGCCGATCTTTACCGGCTTTCGCCTGAGCAACCGGGTGTCTGCCGCGCGCAGTGATCTGGCAGCCCGCAACAGCGAAATCCTGCGACAGCGCGCGGAGCTGATCTATCAGGTCGAGGCCGCCTACGGCCAGGTGCTGAAAACGGAAAAATACATGGCCATCGCCCGGGCCGGACGCGAACAGATCGCCGGCCATTTGCGCGACGCCAGGAACCTGTTGAATCAGGGCCTGCTGAAAAAGGAGGAGTTGCTTCAGGTGCAAGTGCATCTGTCAGAGGCGGATCTGGCTGTGCTGCAGGCTGAGAACAGCCATGCCATGAGCCTGGCGGTGCTGGAGAACCTGTTGGGTGAAAAGATAGCGCCGGAGGTCACCTTCAGCCCGCTGCCGCCTACCTCCGGTGAAACGGCGGATTTGCAGAGCGCAGTGAATGTCGCCTTTGCCAACCGCGCTGAGTTGAAAACGGTTTCATACACTCAGGAGGTTAACCGGGCCTTGGTGGCCATGGCCCAAGCCGGCCGTTTGCCCGCTGTGGCTGCCTTTGGCAGTGTCGGTTACGGCCGGCCCGGACTGGATATGCTGAAAAAGGAGTGGATGGATTACTGGGTGGTGGGCGTCGGGCTGGAGTGGAAATTGTGGAACGGAGGCAAGGTCCGCAGCCAAGTGCAGCAGGCCAAAATCAACGGCACCATGCTTGAAGACCGGGACCGGCAGCTCAGGGAGGCCATTCGTCTGGAGGTGACCAATGCCTATCTACAGTGGCAGGAGGCGGTGCAGCGACAGCAGTTGAATGCGATTCTGCAAAGCCAGGCGGAGGAGAGCTATCGCGTCGCTGAGCATCAGTATCAGCAAGGCCATCTTGCCCACAGCAGTTATTTTGACAGCCAGACCGCATTGATGAGGGCGCGCATGGGGATGGTGCAGGCGGAGATCGATTGCGCCGTCAGCTTGGCCGCGCTGCGTCGCGCCGAAGGGGTGAATGAGATTCCTTACCGCGTTCAATGA
- a CDS encoding ABC transporter ATP-binding protein → MDNAYSVEVNDLTKKFGRFVAVDHISFFVQDGEIFGFLGANGAGKTTTIRMLCGLIRPTSGQGRVEGLDIFTQTEAIKQNIGYMSQKFSLYDDLTVEENLVFYGGIYGMPSSELSLACEAVIQRMDLAAQVKKLTRSLPAGWKQRLALSCAILHRPKILFLDEPTGGVDPISRRAFWDTIHQLAEGGTTIFVTTHYMDEAEYCNRLSIMHEGRIIALGSPIELKERYQQPTVEQVFIDLVQPAKA, encoded by the coding sequence ATGGATAACGCTTATTCGGTCGAGGTGAATGACCTGACCAAAAAATTCGGCCGTTTTGTCGCAGTCGATCACATCAGTTTTTTTGTGCAGGACGGCGAGATCTTTGGTTTTCTCGGCGCCAATGGCGCGGGCAAAACCACGACCATTCGGATGTTGTGCGGCTTGATCCGGCCCACATCAGGCCAGGGTCGGGTGGAGGGGCTGGATATTTTCACCCAGACCGAGGCCATCAAGCAGAACATCGGCTACATGTCGCAGAAATTTTCCCTGTACGACGATCTGACCGTGGAGGAGAACCTCGTTTTTTACGGCGGAATCTATGGCATGCCGTCGTCCGAGCTCTCTCTCGCCTGCGAGGCGGTGATCCAGCGCATGGATCTGGCTGCGCAAGTCAAAAAACTGACCCGTTCCCTGCCTGCCGGCTGGAAGCAGCGGCTCGCGCTGAGCTGCGCGATCCTGCATCGACCCAAAATCCTTTTTCTTGATGAGCCGACCGGCGGCGTGGATCCCATTTCCCGGCGCGCGTTCTGGGACACCATCCATCAGCTGGCAGAGGGCGGCACCACGATCTTTGTGACCACCCATTATATGGATGAAGCCGAATACTGCAACCGCCTGTCGATTATGCATGAGGGCCGCATCATCGCGCTGGGTTCGCCGATCGAGCTCAAGGAGCGGTATCAGCAGCCCACGGTGGAGCAGGTGTTTATCGATCTGGTGCAACCGGCCAAAGCCTAG
- the mutM gene encoding bifunctional DNA-formamidopyrimidine glycosylase/DNA-(apurinic or apyrimidinic site) lyase → MPELPEVETIRRSLQPLLVGRAVKTILVRETRLRRPVNVRQLRKWIQGHTITALNRRGKYLLWQMDNGSRLLIHLGMSGRLGYCAGPEELEPHTHLCLGLDNGAQVRYRDPRRFGCVQAVAPNERCGLLQGLGPEPLSADFTADYLYDALHGSRRPVKAALMDSRMVVGVGNIYANEALFHCGIAPQRPAGTLSHEQWERVIESVIRVLQRAIRKGGTTLNDFRNGLGEPGFFQTDLSVYDQEDQPCQRCGRPICRVVLQGRSTYYCPACQK, encoded by the coding sequence ATGCCCGAGTTGCCGGAAGTGGAGACCATCCGCCGCAGTTTGCAGCCGTTGCTGGTCGGGCGTGCAGTCAAGACTATTCTTGTCCGCGAAACGCGGTTACGTCGGCCGGTAAATGTGCGGCAATTGCGCAAGTGGATTCAGGGTCATACGATCACGGCGCTGAACCGGCGCGGCAAATATCTGCTTTGGCAGATGGACAACGGCAGCCGGCTGTTGATCCATCTAGGCATGAGCGGCCGTCTAGGGTATTGCGCCGGCCCGGAGGAGCTGGAGCCGCACACCCATCTTTGTCTGGGCCTGGACAACGGCGCGCAGGTCCGCTACCGCGATCCGCGGCGGTTCGGCTGTGTGCAGGCGGTAGCGCCGAATGAGCGATGCGGGCTGTTGCAGGGGCTGGGGCCCGAACCATTGTCCGCTGATTTCACCGCTGATTATCTTTATGACGCGCTGCACGGATCCAGACGACCGGTAAAAGCCGCACTGATGGACAGCCGCATGGTGGTGGGGGTGGGTAATATCTACGCCAATGAAGCGCTGTTCCACTGCGGCATCGCGCCGCAGCGGCCCGCCGGAACGCTCTCCCACGAACAGTGGGAGCGGGTGATCGAGTCTGTGATTCGGGTGCTGCAGCGGGCGATCCGTAAAGGCGGCACCACCTTGAACGATTTCCGCAATGGGCTGGGGGAGCCGGGGTTTTTTCAGACCGATCTGTCGGTGTACGATCAGGAGGATCAACCGTGCCAACGCTGCGGTCGGCCGATCTGTCGCGTTGTGCTGCAGGGCCGCAGCACGTATTATTGTCCGGCATGTCAAAAATGA
- a CDS encoding ABC transporter permease: MRRILHIIRKEFIQIRRDRAIRALILLVPIIQIWVLGYVISSEVKHVSTVICDLDRTSTSRALIERLSHTAYLNVRYQEESESRVGEYLDGGRAMIAVVLPTGLEKNLQILQPSRIQLLVDGQDANTANVALGHIAGILEAYLTDRVRSQSDAALLSEEIHLLTPVVQVWYNPNLKLSDFMIPGIVVFLLTMITTLVSAMGLVREREIGTLEQLLVAPIKKHELLIGKIIPFALLGLFEMGLAIGFAKLWYQIPIVGNLGLYLLLSVIFLFTTLGLGLLVSAFSHTQQQAMFMSWFILIFVLLMSGFIFPIENMPRLAQWLTYLNPMRYFILITRELFIKGAGLRHLYVQGLILCLFGALIFTFSVLRFQKRLT; this comes from the coding sequence ATGCGGCGCATTCTGCACATCATCCGCAAAGAGTTCATTCAAATCCGCCGCGATCGAGCTATTCGGGCTCTGATCCTGCTGGTGCCGATTATTCAGATCTGGGTGCTGGGCTATGTGATCTCTTCCGAAGTCAAGCATGTATCCACGGTGATCTGCGATCTTGATCGCACCTCCACCAGTCGGGCGTTGATCGAGCGCCTCAGCCATACGGCCTATCTCAATGTCCGCTATCAAGAAGAGAGCGAGAGTCGCGTCGGCGAATACCTGGATGGCGGTCGTGCCATGATCGCGGTGGTTCTGCCCACGGGTCTGGAAAAAAATCTGCAGATCCTGCAGCCCAGCCGCATTCAACTGCTGGTGGACGGCCAGGATGCCAACACCGCCAACGTTGCGCTGGGCCATATCGCCGGCATCCTGGAAGCCTATTTGACCGACCGGGTGCGCAGCCAGTCCGACGCTGCCCTGTTGTCCGAAGAGATCCATTTATTAACTCCGGTTGTGCAGGTGTGGTACAATCCCAATCTCAAACTCAGCGATTTTATGATCCCGGGCATTGTGGTGTTTTTACTCACCATGATCACCACGCTGGTCAGCGCCATGGGGCTGGTGCGGGAGCGGGAGATCGGGACGCTGGAACAGCTGCTGGTGGCGCCGATTAAAAAACACGAGCTGCTGATCGGCAAGATTATACCCTTTGCCCTATTGGGTCTTTTCGAGATGGGCTTGGCGATCGGCTTCGCCAAACTGTGGTATCAGATTCCGATCGTGGGCAACCTAGGACTCTATCTGCTGCTGAGCGTTATTTTTTTATTCACCACTCTGGGACTGGGTCTTCTGGTTTCCGCCTTCTCGCACACGCAACAGCAGGCGATGTTCATGTCCTGGTTCATTCTGATCTTTGTGCTGCTGATGTCCGGCTTTATTTTTCCCATCGAAAACATGCCCCGATTGGCGCAATGGCTCACCTATCTCAATCCAATGCGTTATTTTATTCTGATCACCCGGGAGCTCTTTATCAAGGGCGCCGGGCTTCGTCATCTTTATGTTCAGGGTTTAATCCTTTGTCTGTTCGGCGCCCTGATCTTTACCTTTTCCGTCCTTCGGTTTCAAAAGAGGTTGACATAG